In a single window of the Streptomyces sp. NBC_00094 genome:
- a CDS encoding BMP family protein, which translates to MRRITRITTVGIASAALALSATACGKSSNDSGSGSDSASKAAIAYDIGGRGDQSFNDAAYAGLKKAEDELGVKGSEAEPSEGEGDADKVQRLTALARAGNNPVIGVGFAYAPAIEKVAKAYPKITFGLIDDTSKTGPNIANLVFNEEQGSYLAGVAAAKASKTGTVGFIGGVEVPLIKKFEAGFAQGVKDTNPKAKVLVQYLTQPPNFDGFAKPDLGKAAAQGQLDKGADVIYAAAGLAGSGSIEAAATAGKWAIGVDSDQYNQAGLASYKDHILTSVTKDVSDSVFNLIKSVKDGKPQTGEIRYGLATDGVGLADSNPAYQKMTDVTAAVEKAKKDIVDGKITVKTAP; encoded by the coding sequence TTGCGCCGGATCACCAGGATCACGACCGTGGGCATCGCCTCCGCGGCGCTCGCGCTCTCGGCCACCGCCTGTGGCAAGTCTTCGAACGACTCGGGCTCCGGCTCGGACTCGGCGTCGAAGGCCGCCATCGCGTACGACATCGGCGGCCGTGGCGACCAGTCGTTCAACGACGCCGCCTACGCGGGCCTGAAGAAGGCCGAGGACGAGCTCGGCGTCAAGGGCTCCGAGGCCGAGCCGTCCGAGGGCGAGGGCGACGCCGACAAGGTGCAGCGCCTCACCGCGCTCGCGCGCGCCGGGAACAACCCGGTCATCGGCGTCGGCTTCGCCTACGCGCCGGCGATCGAGAAGGTCGCCAAGGCCTACCCGAAGATCACCTTCGGCCTCATCGACGACACGTCGAAGACCGGCCCGAACATCGCCAACCTCGTCTTCAACGAGGAGCAGGGCTCCTACCTGGCCGGCGTCGCCGCCGCCAAGGCGTCCAAGACCGGCACGGTCGGCTTCATCGGCGGTGTCGAGGTTCCGCTGATCAAGAAGTTCGAGGCGGGCTTCGCGCAGGGCGTCAAGGACACCAACCCCAAGGCGAAGGTGCTCGTCCAGTACCTGACCCAGCCGCCGAACTTCGACGGCTTCGCCAAGCCCGACCTCGGCAAGGCCGCCGCGCAGGGCCAGCTCGACAAGGGCGCCGACGTGATCTACGCCGCCGCCGGTCTCGCCGGCTCGGGCTCGATCGAGGCCGCCGCGACCGCGGGCAAGTGGGCCATCGGCGTCGACTCGGACCAGTACAACCAGGCGGGTCTGGCCTCGTACAAGGACCACATCCTGACCTCGGTCACGAAGGACGTCTCGGACTCCGTCTTCAACCTGATCAAGTCGGTCAAGGACGGCAAGCCGCAGACCGGTGAGATCCGCTACGGCCTCGCCACGGACGGTGTCGGCCTGGCCGACTCCAACCCGGCGTACCAGAAGATGACCGATGTCACCGCCGCCGTGGAGAAGGCGAAGAAGGACATCGTCGACGGCAAGATCACGGTCAAGACCGCTCCGTAA
- a CDS encoding N-acetylneuraminate synthase family protein produces MSTRLRTFGEKTAGPGRPVYITGEIGINHNGELENALALVDVAAEAGCDAVKFQKRTPEICTPRDQWDIERDTPWGRMTYIDYRHRVEFGEDEYRAIDEHCRKRGIDWFASPWDTEAVAFLEKFDVPAHKVASASLTDDELLRALRGTGRTVILSTGMSTPKQIRHAVEVLGSDNILLCHATSTYPAKAEELNLRVINTLKEEYPNVPIGYSGHETGLQTTLAAVALGATFVERHITLDRAMWGSDQAASVEPQGLQRLVRDIRTIETALGDGVKKVYESELGPMKKLRRVQGLVAA; encoded by the coding sequence ATGAGCACCCGTCTGCGCACCTTCGGCGAGAAGACCGCCGGCCCCGGCCGCCCCGTCTACATCACCGGCGAGATCGGCATCAACCACAACGGCGAGCTCGAGAACGCCCTCGCGCTCGTCGACGTCGCCGCCGAGGCCGGCTGCGACGCCGTCAAGTTCCAGAAGCGCACCCCGGAGATCTGCACCCCGCGCGACCAGTGGGACATCGAGCGAGACACCCCCTGGGGCCGGATGACGTACATCGACTACCGCCACCGCGTGGAGTTCGGCGAGGACGAGTACCGCGCCATCGACGAGCACTGCAGGAAGCGCGGCATCGACTGGTTCGCCTCCCCGTGGGACACCGAGGCCGTCGCCTTCCTGGAGAAGTTCGACGTCCCCGCCCACAAGGTCGCCTCGGCCTCCCTCACCGACGACGAACTGCTCCGCGCCCTGCGCGGCACCGGCCGTACGGTCATCCTCTCCACGGGCATGTCCACCCCGAAGCAGATCCGCCACGCGGTCGAGGTCCTCGGCTCGGACAACATCCTGCTCTGCCACGCCACCTCGACGTACCCGGCCAAGGCCGAGGAGCTCAACCTCCGCGTGATCAACACGCTGAAGGAGGAGTACCCGAACGTCCCGATCGGCTACTCCGGCCACGAGACCGGCCTGCAGACCACCCTCGCCGCCGTCGCCCTCGGCGCCACCTTCGTCGAGCGCCACATCACCCTCGACCGCGCCATGTGGGGCTCCGACCAGGCCGCCTCCGTCGAGCCGCAGGGCCTCCAGCGCCTGGTCCGCGACATCCGCACCATCGAGACCGCCCTCGGTGACGGCGTCAAGAAGGTCTACGAGTCGGAGCTCGGCCCGATGAAGAAGCTGCGCCGGGTCCAGGGGCTCGTCGCCGCATGA
- a CDS encoding amidohydrolase yields MNQLKSREPGSVTLPGTLSAPLRAELIAFRRDLHMHPELGNQEFRTTAALKARLEAAGLAPKVLPGGTGLICDIGTPDRRRPMLAIRADLDALPIPDVKTVAYRSTVANRAHACGHDVHTTTVLGAGLVLADLDRQGLLPSAVRLLFQPAEEVLPGGAADAIEAGVLDGVGRIIAVHCDPKVDAGRIGLRTGPITSACDRLEVTLDGPGGHTARPHLTTDLVTAAARIATDVPAVLARRVDARSGLSVTWGRIEAGHACNVIPQHAELSGTVRCLDLPTWRDAPDLVHAAIDEIATLHRAKSTVNYVRGVPPVVNDPVVTELLADAMTARRGPYAIEDTEQSLGGEDFSWYLEHVPGAMARLGVRTPGDTRVRDLHAGDFDVDERCVEAAVELFTAAALIDAGSRP; encoded by the coding sequence GTGAACCAGTTGAAGTCCCGTGAGCCAGGCTCCGTCACCCTGCCCGGAACGCTGTCCGCACCCCTGCGCGCCGAACTGATCGCCTTCCGCAGGGACTTGCACATGCACCCCGAGCTGGGCAACCAGGAGTTCCGTACGACCGCCGCGCTCAAGGCCCGCCTGGAGGCGGCCGGCCTCGCGCCGAAGGTCCTGCCGGGCGGCACCGGACTGATCTGTGACATCGGCACCCCGGACCGCCGCCGGCCGATGCTGGCGATCCGCGCCGATCTCGACGCGCTGCCCATCCCCGACGTCAAGACCGTCGCCTACCGCTCCACCGTGGCCAACCGCGCGCACGCCTGCGGACACGATGTCCACACCACCACCGTCCTGGGCGCCGGACTCGTCCTCGCCGACCTCGACCGGCAGGGCCTGCTCCCGAGCGCGGTACGGCTCCTCTTCCAGCCCGCCGAGGAAGTGCTGCCCGGCGGCGCCGCCGACGCGATCGAGGCCGGCGTGCTCGACGGGGTCGGCCGGATCATCGCCGTCCACTGCGACCCCAAGGTGGACGCGGGCAGGATCGGGCTCCGTACCGGCCCCATCACCTCCGCCTGCGACCGGCTCGAAGTGACCCTCGACGGCCCCGGCGGCCACACCGCCCGCCCGCACCTCACCACCGACCTCGTCACCGCCGCCGCCCGGATCGCCACCGACGTCCCCGCCGTCCTGGCCCGGCGCGTCGACGCCCGCTCGGGCCTCTCGGTCACCTGGGGGCGCATCGAGGCCGGTCACGCCTGCAACGTCATCCCGCAGCACGCCGAGCTCTCCGGCACCGTCCGCTGCCTCGACCTGCCGACCTGGCGCGACGCGCCGGACCTGGTCCACGCGGCGATCGACGAGATCGCGACCCTGCACCGGGCGAAGTCGACCGTGAACTACGTCCGGGGCGTCCCCCCGGTCGTCAACGACCCGGTCGTCACCGAACTGCTCGCCGACGCCATGACCGCCCGCCGCGGACCGTATGCGATCGAGGACACCGAGCAGAGCCTCGGCGGCGAGGACTTCTCCTGGTACCTGGAGCACGTCCCCGGCGCCATGGCACGCCTCGGCGTCCGCACCCCTGGCGACACCCGCGTCCGCGACCTGCACGCCGGCGACTTCGACGTGGACGAGCGCTGTGTCGAGGCCGCGGTGGAGCTCTTCACGGCCGCGGCCCTGATCGACGCAGGCTCGCGCCCCTGA